In Candidatus Dadabacteria bacterium, the genomic window GAACCCTGCAGCCTGTCTTAAAGAGTTGATTAACAACGCTTACGATGCTGATGCAACTCTTGTTGAAGTGTTTGTGAAGCCTGAAGCCGATCAAATCGTAATTAGAGATAATGGAGATGGATTCACAAAGAAGATATTTAAGGAACACTTCTCGAATGTTAGTGAATCTAGTAAAAGAAAAGTTTCAGATCAAACTTCAAAAGGTAGAAAGAAGATTGGAAAGATTGGCATAGGATTTATCGCGGCCAATGAACTATGTGAAGAAGTAGAGGTTTTCTCAACATGCAAAGGGTCAACAGACTTGATGCATGTGACCCTTAATTTCTCCGAGATGTCGAAGCCCCCAGAAGAGCGAAGAGGAGAAGATGGTAAATATAGAAAGGCTGACTACTCTGGAGTCATATCATCAGATGTTAAAAAATCTGAGCATTATACTGAGCTGTATCTAAAAAAAGTAAAGGGAGAAGCAAGAAGAATTCTTACATCTGCACTTAGCGTAACAAGTGATGCAAAAGATGAAAAGAAACAAGGTGTATCATTGTACGGTTTGTATCCTGAGACTGTGGAGCAAAAATTGCAAGATCGTGGTCTGAGAAATTGGGAAGATTTTGATTTTTATTCACAAACCATGCTTCAAGTAGCGTTAAATATTCCCATTCAATACCACGAGAATTGGCACCCAGATATTGGTGAGTTAAGTTATATAGAAAGCATTACCCAAGAAGTTCAGAAAGAGAAGTTTAGCGTAAAGTATGACGGTTCTGATTTGAGAAAACCAATTGTGTTACATTCTGATAGAAAATATATCAGTGAACAGTTTCATTTTTCAAGTAAGAAAGTTAGTGCTAAAGGTCATTTTTTTGCAACGCACGGGACTCTTCTTCCAAGTGAATTACAAGGGTTGTTGATTAGAATACGAGGTAGTGCTGTAGGTACTTACAGTTCCAATTTTTTAGGGTTTCCACAATCTGAAGCCACTTTATTCCAGCGCTGGATCACATGTGAAATATATGCCTCTGATGAACTTGAGGAAGCTATGAATATAGACCGAGTTACCTTCCGCGACACGCATCCTGCCTATGTGGAATTACGAAACGAAATTTTCAAACAACTACGGGCTTTTCTGAAAAGGGTTCATGATGAACTGTATATTCAAAACCGAGATAAAAAAAGACAACAAAAACATCTACAATCTATACATGAAATTCGAAAAATCACAGAAGAAAAAATATCACAAACATCCCCCTCTGTGGCAAAAAGTATTGAGAAATCTTGGACGGAAAAAGAAATTCAACATCGTAAGATTGTGAAAAATTATTCACCTTGGGAAGTTTTAGAAATGGTATCAGATACGGCTCAACAAATTCTACCAAAACCTCTTTTTGAGAAATTGATGAGCCAGATTAACGAGCGCCTATTGGGTCGCAAGGAATGAAAAATGAGTCCGCGAAGAATTGACACAGCTATGGCTAGGAAAAGACCTGAGAAAAATTATATTCGTAATGAATGGGTCAAAATTGTTAAAAATATACAAGAAAAAAGATCTGATACAGGGGTTCCGCTTTACGTTACATTAAGTGGACGTGAAGGCAAAGATATTGATTGTCTAATTAAACACGGGATTCTTGAGCAAACTGAAACAGGTGCGATAAGAGATAAGGATACATGGAAAGTAGTTGCAATTGAGAAAAATGGACCTGCCGCTACTGAACTAAGAAGAAAATTTCCTGGATTAGATGTAAGGAATGATGATGTTCTTGATCTCATTTGTGGCCCCGGAGAAATTTCTTACCCTAACTCTGATAATGAGGATGAAATTAAACTTTGGAAAGCCTCTGTAGTCAATCTAGATTACGACTCTTCTCTTAAAATGACACTTGAAGGAAGATCAGTTCGCTTTGGTGTTATTCAAACTTTGAAGAAGATATCTGCGATTCAAAATGAATGCACCAGTGGGGAGTGGTACATATTCCTCACACTCAATGCCACATTGAATTTTGGAGCAGAGCATTGGAATTATATAAAAGAGACTTTAAACGACAATTTGAGACAAGTACCAAGATTTCGTGATGATTTTTTTACAAAAATCATTGTACAAAAAGGCCTAACACAAATAGAAGACTCTATAATAACAAATATAAAATCTTGCTCAAGTCTTCAACAAAAATTGCTATTATCTCTTGTTCCTAAATTGCTTGCGCAGAAAACTAGAGATCATATGTGGGCTATATCTGTCAATCAATCTTTCATGTATGGAGACAATGCGGACAATGGAGCTCGCATGACATCGTGGATTATAAATTTCAAAAAACCACTCAATTCAAAAATTAATACAGATGATCAATGCTATAAGCAAAATGTAAGTGGCATACTTGCAAATACTGTACGTTTAGACTCCAAAGGAAAACCTCATCCTCTCAAATGAAAGATTTTAAAAAGTACATAGAAACACTTATAACATCAGGCTTAAAACGCAGGAGCATTAGCGCCAATACCGCATATTTTAACGCCGATGCGCGTATAGGCTTAAAACAACTTAAAGCAAATTCAGTAACTACCACTATAACATCCCCACCTTATGGCAATCTGAAAGATTACGGTACTAAAAATGAAATTGGATATGGTCAATTGATAAACAAAGAGTATTTTCCAGAGATTTCACTCGCATTGAAAGAGTTGCTTCGAGTTACTGTTAATGGTGGGGCTTTGTGGCTAATACTAGATACTTTTCGACATAAAGGGAAAACCATTCATTTGCCGTATGAATTGACAAAAGAAGCTCAGTCCGTGGGATGGCATTTTCAAGATATGATTGTGTGGGATAAAGGCAGGAGCCTTCCATGGCCTCATTTAGGAAAGCTTAGAAATATATCGGAATACATACTTTTGTTCTCCAAGGGTAACAAACTGAAAAATTTTGATATTGACAAATTAAGAACAACAAGTGAGCTAAGTACTTATTGGGTAAAATACCCGGAGCGTTTTCACCCTGATGGGAAATCTGCTACAGATATTTGGCATATCCCTATCCCCCCTCAGGGGAGTTGGGCACCAGCCGAGAGGCCGAAACATTTTTGTCCATTCCCAATAGAATTGGTTAATCGCTTGATTATACTAACAACACAAAAAGATGATTTAGTACTGGATCCTTTTTGTGGAACCGGATCAGTTCTTGTCTCGGCAGGGTCTCTTGGAAGAAACGCCATTGGTTTTGATATTAACAGACAATACTATGAGAGTTACAGAAAACACGGAAAGAAGACTCTGGAAAAAGAAGCGACTGGTCTTATAAAAAACACACATTCTTATCCCAAATTACGTCATGCAATCATTGGGTTACGAATCAATAAGTATGCAACAACGATGTTCAAGGAAATTTCTAAGCTTGAAATAAAAGATGTTCAAATTTCACAGAATATCTACGGTTTGATAGTTGTCTCACCCTATATTCCCAAAAAGCCGGAAAGCGTCTCTTTATCTAGATTTCAACTGATCATAGTTTCCAGCTCAAAGTATGTTAAACGCCTTCTTTCTGTGTCTGATCAATGTTCACGCATTCCACCTCTATCAAGATACGGATTGGATGTAAAAATCTCGGTGTTTAGTCGCACGCAAGCAATTAGAGAGTTAGAGAGAAAATCGTTGGCTTGTAATGCATATTACTTATATGAAAACCTTCATTTCAATATGTGCACAGGTAAATGTTCTCTTGATGAATTGCTATGCGATCTTAAGTCGAACTCTCTCAAGAACAACCGATTGCCGATTGTTTACTCGCCGTTGAAATTGAATATCAATCCAGAAAAGTAGACCTTGTACTTATTGTTACCATCAATGATACCACTCCACTCTTGACAACAACGCCATTTTGTATAAAGTGAGCCCGTTCACTTATTACGCACAAGCCCGCCCAGTCGGGTCTCTGTGTAATGCAAGACTCTGGCGGGAAATAAGCAGAACTTCTAATGTGCGTTAGTAAGTGAACAAGGCCCGGCCCTTGTGCTTGCCTAAAACATTTGAAAGGAGGTTCTGTTATGAACTCATCTACAACAATGGCGACGTTATTGATTGCCTGCTCGCTTCTTTTGACATCCTGCTTCGGCGGCGATGGAGGTGGCGGAACGGGGCCTTCCGTTACCAATCCGATTACGATGCGTCCGGACCCGTTGCCGGAGACCAAACAACTGACCGGCGGATTGCCTGAAAACCTGTCCGCCGACCTTGCGCGGGTTGCCACTTCTTCCGAACACCCCGGCTTTCAAGCCGCTTTAATGGTGGCCGCTTCAATGACTCCAAGAAGCGGTAGCGTTACGCAGTCCTCAAACGGTCGGGACGGCGTTACGGCTGACACGGTCAATGTCAGGGTTGCGGACGGAGTTGTAACGGCAACGAAAAACAGCAGGGAGACGCTCGGAGTTGCCACATTCAGTTTGTCCGGCGGTGATACACAAAGCCTGTTTGATGTAGAGATTGACAGCAGCGGCGTTTCAAAAGTTCTCTACCTCAACCTTCATTCCCTTGCTAACACTTATGACAAGTTTGCGGCTTGGGGCATTTGGATTGAAAACCCAAGCGGAGACACTCCAACGATTGGCGCGTTTGCTGATACCAATTCCTACTTTCCTCAAGACCAACTTCGGGGCTTGATTGGAACCGCCACATATCGGGGAACTGCTACCGCTTTCTATCAGAGGACGGGAAGCAACCCCGTTTTTGAACTTTTGGATGTTTCCACTCTAATGCTCACCGCAGAGTTTGGGGATGCCAACGCTCTCGGAACTGTTAGCGGTGAAGTCTCCGCGAGACGGGGAAATGTGGGCAATTTAACGCTCAATCTTGGTAGCGCAAGCATAGGAAGCGCAAATAACGGATTTTTCACCGGAGACACATCGGGAATGCTTAATTTTGACGGCTCCTCTTCCGCCCTGACCGGCAAGTGGGGCGGACAGTTTCTTGCCCTGCCAAGTAGAAATATCGGAGATTTTCCCGCCGGTTTGCTTGGCACATTCGGCGGCACAACGGCTGACGGGTCTGAAAGTGTTATCGGTTCTTATCAGACAGTTGCCCCTTCAACAGTTGCTTCAGGTGCCCAAATAGAAAAATCGCTCATAGAGGGTATTGGAGATGAAGAAATTTCTCTGTCTATAACGGGCAGATATGAACAAGGTCACAGTGTTGCAGACATTATGGTGTCATGGATAGGGGAAGGGGTGTTCTTTTACCGAATAGATACTCACGGTGAGGCAACATCCTACATACACAACACTAATTTTGACAGGCTTTTAGTTGGACCTTTCTTTGATAACTTCATAGAAGAAGATGAGCCCTATCCGGAAAGCGCAACTAAGGTCAATAATAGTGGCGCGGAAGAACTGAGATTCCAGAAAAAAGTGGGACTCGGAAGATTGCAAGGTACTGCGGGATTTTTTAGACACCCCGAAGAGCCGATAAGAGAAGCTATTCCGCAAAGTCATGGTAGTCTTGCTGATGACACATATGCGGTTGATGCAAATTACCTTACTTACGGCGAGTGGCTTTACACAGATGCTGAAGGCAAACATTCATTTGGAGTTTTTGCCTCGGGTGATGACCCCTTTAGCTTTCGCACTACTGACATTCAGGGACTTACCGGCACTGCAACGTATAGAGGAAGGGCTGACGGGCTATATTCAAGTCCCGACAGAAACTATGTTGTTGACTTTGTAGGCACATCGGAGTTGACAGCAGATTTCGGCACTGGTTCTGAAACCGGAACGATTAGCGGAAGCATTTCAACAACAGGGATTGTAGAAAGCCAAGCGGTTTCATGGAGTCTCGGTTCCGCCACGATTACAAACGAAGCGGCTTTTTCCGGCGACACATCCGGGACAATCGGCGGAGTTTCCTATACTGGAAATTGGGGCGGCAGGTTTTATCAAAACGGCGACACGGCAACCGACCATCCGGGGGCGGTTTCAGGTGTGTTTGAGGCTTCAAGCACAGATAACCGCTATGGGGTTGTCGGAAGTTTCGGAGCGTTCAAAGAATAATAAGAGCAAAACTCATCGCGGCGTTAGCGGTTTGCGCTTTTCTGCCCTGTCTGACAATTCCCGCCGCGCCTGACGATTCCCGTTTCTCAAACGACCCCGCCGTAATACAAGCGCGGGATTTTGTGAAAAGGGGGCAATTCAACGAAGCGTTGGCAATCCTGCGCCCGTT contains:
- a CDS encoding ATP-binding protein, which encodes MPQETFKGQVRVAARIIDLLSSGLYPNPAACLKELINNAYDADATLVEVFVKPEADQIVIRDNGDGFTKKIFKEHFSNVSESSKRKVSDQTSKGRKKIGKIGIGFIAANELCEEVEVFSTCKGSTDLMHVTLNFSEMSKPPEERRGEDGKYRKADYSGVISSDVKKSEHYTELYLKKVKGEARRILTSALSVTSDAKDEKKQGVSLYGLYPETVEQKLQDRGLRNWEDFDFYSQTMLQVALNIPIQYHENWHPDIGELSYIESITQEVQKEKFSVKYDGSDLRKPIVLHSDRKYISEQFHFSSKKVSAKGHFFATHGTLLPSELQGLLIRIRGSAVGTYSSNFLGFPQSEATLFQRWITCEIYASDELEEAMNIDRVTFRDTHPAYVELRNEIFKQLRAFLKRVHDELYIQNRDKKRQQKHLQSIHEIRKITEEKISQTSPSVAKSIEKSWTEKEIQHRKIVKNYSPWEVLEMVSDTAQQILPKPLFEKLMSQINERLLGRKE
- a CDS encoding site-specific DNA-methyltransferase translates to MKDFKKYIETLITSGLKRRSISANTAYFNADARIGLKQLKANSVTTTITSPPYGNLKDYGTKNEIGYGQLINKEYFPEISLALKELLRVTVNGGALWLILDTFRHKGKTIHLPYELTKEAQSVGWHFQDMIVWDKGRSLPWPHLGKLRNISEYILLFSKGNKLKNFDIDKLRTTSELSTYWVKYPERFHPDGKSATDIWHIPIPPQGSWAPAERPKHFCPFPIELVNRLIILTTQKDDLVLDPFCGTGSVLVSAGSLGRNAIGFDINRQYYESYRKHGKKTLEKEATGLIKNTHSYPKLRHAIIGLRINKYATTMFKEISKLEIKDVQISQNIYGLIVVSPYIPKKPESVSLSRFQLIIVSSSKYVKRLLSVSDQCSRIPPLSRYGLDVKISVFSRTQAIRELERKSLACNAYYLYENLHFNMCTGKCSLDELLCDLKSNSLKNNRLPIVYSPLKLNINPEK